From Macaca fascicularis isolate 582-1 chromosome 14, T2T-MFA8v1.1, a single genomic window includes:
- the LOC102139517 gene encoding LOW QUALITY PROTEIN: olfactory receptor 5P2 (The sequence of the model RefSeq protein was modified relative to this genomic sequence to represent the inferred CDS: substituted 1 base at 1 genomic stop codon), which yields MDSLKDGNRTALTGFILLGLTDDPILXVILFMIILCIYLVTTSGNLGIIILIRISSQLHHPMYFFLSHLAFADMAYSSSVTPNMLVNFLVERNTISYLGCAIQLGSAAFFATVECFLLAAMAYDRFVAICSPLLYSTKMSTQVSVQLLLVAYMAGFLIAVSYTTSFYFLLFCGPNQVNHFFCDFAPLLELSCSDTSVSTVVLSFSSGSIIVVTMCVIAISYIYILITILKMHSTEGRHKAFSTCTSHLTAVTLFYGTITFIYVMPKSSYSTDQNKVVSVFYTVVIPMLNPLIYSLRNKEIKGVLKRELGRKILS from the coding sequence ATGGATTCCCTGAAGGACGGGAACCGCACTGCTCTGACAGGGTTCATCCTATTGGGCTTAACAGATGATCCAATCCTTTGAGTCATCCTCTTCATGATCATCCTATGCATCTACCTGGTAACCACATCTGGCAATCTCGGCATAATTATTCTTATCAGAATCTCTTCTCAGCTGCATCatcctatgtatttttttctgagtcacTTGGCTTTTGCTGACATGGCCTATTCATCTTCTGTCACACCCAACATGCTTGTAAACTTCCTGGTGGAGAGAAATACAATCTCCTACCTTGGATGTGCCATCCAGCTTGGTTCAGCGGCTTTCTTTGCGACAGTCGAATGCTTCCTTTTGGCTGCCATGGCCTATGACCGCTTTGTGGCAATTTGCAGTCCTCTGCTTTATTCAACCAAAATGTCCACACAAGTCAGTGTCCAGCTACTCTTAGTAGCTTACATGGCTGGTTTTCTCATTGCTGTCTCCTATACcacttccttctattttttactCTTCTGTGGACCAAATCAAGTAAATCATTTTTTCTGTGATTTTGCTCCCTTACTTGAACTCTCTTGTTCTGATACCAGTGTCTCCACAGTtgttctctcattttcttctggCTCCATCATTGTGGTCACTATGTGTGTCATAGCCATCTCCTACATCTATATCCTCATCACCATCCTGAAGATGCACTCCACTGAGGGGCGCCACAAGGCCTTCTCCACCTGCACCTCCCACCTCACTGCAGTCACTCTGTTCTATGGGACCATTACATTCATTTATGTGATGCCCAAGTCCAGCTACTCAACTGACCAGAACAAGGTGGTGTCTGTGTTCTACACGGTGGTGATTCCCATGTTGAACCCCCTGATCTACAGCCTCAGGAACAAGGAGATTAAGGGGGTTCTGAAGAGAGAGCTTGGtagaaaaatattatcttaa